From Acidothermus cellulolyticus 11B, a single genomic window includes:
- the ilvA gene encoding threonine ammonia-lyase has protein sequence MAGTPDDSIAPWITATPTEWLENARAAGTLLDGVARRTPIELSRRALIGSPTALKCENMQCGGSFKIRGAYVRIARMPPDQRDRGVVAASAGNHAQGVALAAGLLGTRATVFMPRDASLPKVAATRGYGADVRLVGHSVDEALVAAQEYAAQTGAAFIHPFDHPDVIAGQATVGIEILEQYPDVRTIVVSAGGGGLAAGIAVVVRALRPDVRVVAVQAQQAAALAASVRAGHPIALSDASTMADGIAVRRPGSLTLPLVSRYVDEIRTVSEEAIAHAVLACLERAKLVVEPAGAAALAAVMDDSSAFPSPVVAVLSGGNVDPIVLLRILRHGLAAAGRYLTFHVTLPDRPGALAALLTALAAVEANVLDVVHERTQAALAVDEVEVALQVETRGQEHSQEVLETVARLGYAVS, from the coding sequence ATGGCCGGCACGCCCGACGACTCCATTGCGCCCTGGATCACCGCTACTCCCACGGAGTGGTTGGAGAACGCCCGGGCGGCCGGCACGCTGCTGGACGGCGTTGCCCGCCGCACCCCGATTGAGCTGTCCCGACGGGCGTTGATCGGCTCGCCGACTGCCCTGAAGTGCGAGAACATGCAGTGCGGCGGTTCGTTCAAAATCCGGGGCGCGTACGTGCGCATTGCGCGGATGCCGCCTGACCAGCGGGATCGCGGCGTCGTGGCCGCGAGCGCCGGGAATCACGCGCAGGGGGTCGCCTTGGCGGCCGGTCTACTCGGTACCCGCGCCACCGTCTTCATGCCGCGCGACGCGTCCCTGCCGAAAGTGGCGGCGACCCGCGGTTACGGCGCCGACGTGCGACTTGTCGGGCATTCCGTCGATGAGGCGCTCGTCGCGGCGCAGGAGTACGCCGCACAGACGGGAGCCGCCTTCATCCACCCGTTCGACCACCCCGACGTGATTGCGGGTCAGGCGACGGTCGGCATCGAAATTCTCGAGCAATACCCCGACGTCCGCACGATCGTGGTCAGTGCCGGCGGAGGCGGCCTTGCCGCAGGCATTGCCGTCGTGGTCAGAGCACTTCGGCCGGATGTGCGGGTGGTCGCGGTGCAGGCCCAACAGGCCGCGGCCCTCGCCGCCTCGGTCCGCGCCGGGCATCCGATAGCGCTTTCCGACGCCTCGACGATGGCCGACGGCATCGCGGTCCGACGTCCCGGCTCGCTCACCCTGCCGCTGGTCAGCCGGTACGTCGACGAGATCCGCACGGTGAGCGAAGAGGCCATTGCGCATGCCGTGTTGGCCTGTTTGGAGCGGGCCAAACTCGTCGTTGAACCGGCGGGGGCGGCAGCGTTGGCTGCGGTGATGGATGATTCCAGCGCCTTTCCATCGCCGGTGGTTGCCGTCCTCTCCGGCGGGAACGTCGATCCGATCGTTCTGCTTCGCATCCTGCGCCATGGGTTGGCGGCGGCCGGCCGCTACCTGACCTTTCACGTCACGTTGCCCGATCGTCCCGGCGCGCTCGCCGCTCTGCTCACGGCCCTTGCCGCGGTTGAGGCGAACGTGCTGGACGTCGTCCACGAGCGGACGCAGGCCGCGCTCGCTGTCGACGAGGTGGAGGTCGCGCTGCAGGTGGAGACTCGCGGTCAGGAGCACTCGCAGGAGGTGCTCGAGACCGTTGCGCGGCTGGGGTACGCCGTGTCTTGA
- a CDS encoding MarR family winged helix-turn-helix transcriptional regulator gives MHANDDPRVYGLLTALYTVARNAHRLRQVGVDSACDKAGYSILFTLRDTGPLRLSELAAAMHLDISTISRQVHALIAGGFCVASDDPADRRARRLTLTDRGHAELKEIVRQLGTALAETVQSWPDADVDTLTTLLRRLAADLETTLLARHSGRPRVRRLDEPALHAAEPAEQASAHDVPEQSDVLDLKETMQ, from the coding sequence ATGCATGCAAATGATGATCCCCGGGTGTATGGTCTGCTGACCGCGCTCTACACGGTTGCCCGCAACGCCCACCGCCTTCGCCAGGTCGGCGTGGACAGCGCCTGCGACAAGGCCGGGTACTCGATCCTCTTCACCCTGCGTGACACCGGTCCGTTGCGGCTCTCTGAACTCGCAGCTGCCATGCACCTCGATATCTCAACGATCAGCCGCCAGGTGCATGCCCTCATCGCCGGCGGCTTCTGCGTCGCGTCCGACGATCCCGCCGACCGACGTGCCCGCCGGCTGACCTTGACTGACCGTGGGCACGCGGAACTCAAAGAGATCGTCCGCCAGCTTGGCACCGCCCTCGCCGAGACCGTGCAGTCGTGGCCCGACGCCGACGTCGACACGCTGACCACCCTGCTGCGCCGGCTGGCAGCCGACCTGGAGACCACCCTTCTCGCCCGACATTCCGGGCGACCCCGCGTCCGTCGCCTCGACGAGCCGGCGCTCCACGCAGCAGAGCCGGCAGAGCAGGCCTCGGCACACGACGTTCCAGAACAGAGTGACGTCCTCGACCTGAAGGAGACGATGCAGTGA
- a CDS encoding MDR family MFS transporter, translating to MTEQLTAASAPPPTHMSHRQIVIVLSGLMVGMLLAALDQTIVATALPRITGDLGGQQHLAWVVTAYLLTSTASTPLYGKISDLYGRRKIFQLAIVIFLIGSALAGASQNMAELIVTRAIQGLGAGGLITLALAIVGDIIPPRERGRYQGYFGAVFGLSSVIGPLLGGWFTDTISWRWVFYINLPLGALALVVTSAVLHIPFQRREHKVDYLGAAVLVAATSAVLLALSLGGKAGNGGYAWGSPQIIGLFALSALLFAAFVAVEARAAEPILPLRLFRNRVFTVANSAGFILGFALFGAVIFLPVYLQNVKGSSPTVSGLQLLPLMAGVLFTSIGSGRLITATGRYKIYPIVGMVLVSIAFAMLSFLKAGTSYATLAGEIALLGAGMGLVMQVLVLAIQNAVPYADLGVATSSNAFFRSMGSSLGVAVFGAIATNGLTAYVRSHATPDIRAGLLAALNKGQQAASQAAVPPEIKTLFANAWVHAIHLTFLWAIPVAVVGVVFAVLLPEKRLSRRSGLARAADAMAAEAVTVDAVVAPSPDGRGAHAGSAAHGHVDRSVHVPKAAIEAENP from the coding sequence GTGACCGAACAACTGACAGCCGCGAGCGCACCGCCGCCCACCCACATGAGTCACCGGCAGATCGTCATCGTGCTCTCCGGGCTCATGGTGGGCATGCTGCTCGCGGCACTCGACCAGACGATCGTGGCCACCGCCTTACCGCGGATCACCGGTGATCTCGGCGGTCAGCAGCACCTCGCGTGGGTGGTGACGGCTTATCTCCTGACCTCAACGGCGTCCACCCCGCTGTACGGAAAAATCTCCGATCTGTACGGGCGCCGGAAGATTTTCCAGCTCGCCATTGTGATTTTCCTGATTGGCTCTGCATTAGCCGGCGCAAGCCAGAATATGGCCGAGCTCATCGTCACCCGTGCCATTCAAGGACTCGGCGCCGGCGGTCTTATCACGCTGGCCCTGGCCATCGTCGGCGACATCATCCCACCGCGGGAGCGTGGCCGATACCAGGGCTATTTCGGCGCAGTCTTCGGCTTGTCCAGCGTCATCGGCCCCCTGCTCGGTGGGTGGTTCACCGACACGATCAGCTGGCGCTGGGTCTTCTACATCAACCTTCCGCTCGGAGCGCTGGCCCTGGTCGTGACCAGCGCCGTCCTGCACATCCCCTTCCAGCGCCGCGAACACAAAGTCGACTACCTCGGCGCGGCGGTGCTCGTCGCCGCAACCTCCGCGGTTCTTCTCGCCCTGTCCTTGGGCGGAAAAGCCGGGAACGGCGGCTACGCGTGGGGTTCGCCGCAAATCATTGGGTTATTCGCTCTCTCGGCGCTGCTGTTCGCCGCCTTTGTCGCCGTCGAAGCACGGGCGGCCGAACCCATCCTGCCGCTGCGTCTCTTCCGCAACCGGGTGTTCACCGTCGCAAACTCAGCCGGTTTCATCCTCGGCTTCGCACTGTTCGGAGCGGTGATTTTCCTTCCCGTGTATCTGCAGAACGTGAAGGGTTCCTCACCAACCGTCTCCGGGCTCCAGCTCCTCCCGTTGATGGCAGGCGTTCTTTTTACCTCGATCGGCAGCGGCCGGCTTATCACCGCAACCGGGCGCTACAAGATATATCCGATCGTCGGGATGGTGCTGGTCAGCATCGCGTTCGCCATGCTGAGCTTCCTCAAAGCCGGCACCTCCTACGCCACGCTCGCCGGGGAAATCGCGCTTCTTGGCGCCGGCATGGGTCTGGTCATGCAGGTCCTCGTGCTCGCGATCCAGAACGCTGTCCCGTATGCCGACCTCGGTGTCGCGACGTCATCGAATGCATTTTTCCGCAGCATGGGAAGTTCCCTCGGCGTCGCGGTCTTTGGTGCTATCGCAACCAACGGACTCACCGCCTATGTCCGGTCGCACGCCACTCCCGATATCCGCGCCGGATTACTAGCCGCACTGAACAAGGGACAGCAAGCGGCAAGCCAGGCCGCAGTCCCACCGGAGATCAAGACGCTGTTCGCCAATGCGTGGGTGCACGCCATTCATCTCACGTTCCTCTGGGCGATTCCCGTGGCCGTCGTGGGCGTTGTCTTTGCCGTGCTTCTCCCGGAGAAACGGCTGTCGAGGCGTTCCGGATTGGCCCGCGCAGCCGACGCAATGGCCGCCGAAGCGGTCACCGTGGACGCCGTCGTCGCTCCGTCACCCGACGGTCGCGGCGCGCACGCCGGATCAGCCGCTCACGGTCATGTGGATCGGTCCGTGCACGTCCCGAAGGCCGCAATCGAAGCCGAAAATCCGTGA
- a CDS encoding FIST signal transduction protein yields the protein MARFGDGLVADVDLVRAAEAAARAARMPLGGHNPDLALVFVCGDDPAETARALERAAAAVHARTVIGCSASGVIGAGRAVERRAAASVWAGVLPGVRIRAFHLEVIRTPQGMAVLGLPPVDDADVLGIVLADPYSFPADGFVEQANRTVSVPLVGGMAFGAAGPGSTRLSLDRRSVERGAVGVLLGGPVGVRTAVSQGCRPIGPPMTVTAARDNVLLELAGMPAVRKLERVLAELSAEDQALASAGLQIGIAMDEYAEDHDMGDFLVRGILGIDPARQGIAIGDVVPVGRTVRFHVRDAASAGDDLRSTVKRLREEFTAVESALLFSCNGRGSHLFPDAAHDVSVVRGVLGVQAVAGFFAAGEIGPVAGRTYLHGFSASIAAFGTCTDRST from the coding sequence GTGGCACGTTTTGGCGATGGCCTCGTCGCGGACGTCGATCTCGTTCGGGCTGCTGAGGCGGCGGCTCGCGCGGCTCGCATGCCCCTCGGCGGACATAATCCGGACCTCGCCTTGGTCTTCGTGTGCGGAGACGACCCTGCGGAAACGGCGCGTGCGCTGGAGCGCGCTGCCGCGGCCGTGCACGCGCGCACCGTCATCGGTTGCAGTGCGAGCGGGGTGATCGGCGCAGGCCGGGCGGTCGAGCGGCGGGCGGCAGCGAGTGTGTGGGCCGGTGTCCTGCCGGGGGTGCGAATCCGCGCCTTCCACCTCGAAGTGATTCGTACTCCGCAGGGCATGGCCGTTCTCGGGCTCCCGCCGGTTGACGACGCCGACGTGCTGGGCATCGTGCTCGCCGACCCATACTCGTTCCCGGCCGACGGGTTTGTTGAGCAGGCGAACAGGACAGTTTCGGTGCCTTTAGTGGGCGGGATGGCGTTCGGCGCGGCGGGGCCTGGTTCGACCCGCCTCTCTCTCGATCGTCGTTCCGTCGAACGCGGAGCGGTGGGCGTCTTGCTCGGCGGTCCCGTCGGGGTGCGGACGGCGGTCAGTCAGGGCTGCCGGCCGATCGGACCGCCGATGACGGTCACCGCGGCGCGCGACAACGTGCTGCTGGAATTAGCCGGAATGCCGGCTGTCCGGAAGCTCGAGCGGGTGTTGGCCGAGCTCTCCGCGGAGGATCAGGCACTGGCCAGTGCCGGCTTACAGATCGGAATCGCCATGGACGAGTACGCCGAGGATCACGACATGGGCGATTTCTTGGTCCGCGGCATTCTCGGCATCGACCCGGCCCGGCAGGGGATCGCCATCGGGGACGTCGTGCCGGTCGGACGGACGGTCCGCTTCCACGTCCGCGATGCGGCAAGCGCCGGCGATGACCTGCGCAGCACGGTCAAGCGGTTGCGCGAGGAGTTCACCGCCGTGGAGTCTGCGCTGCTGTTCAGCTGCAACGGGCGTGGTTCCCACCTGTTCCCGGACGCCGCACACGACGTCTCGGTCGTGCGCGGCGTCCTTGGTGTGCAGGCTGTTGCGGGATTCTTTGCGGCGGGTGAGATCGGCCCGGTGGCCGGCCGCACCTACCTTCACGGATTTTCGGCTTCGATTGCGGCCTTCGGGACGTGCACGGACCGATCCACATGA
- a CDS encoding magnesium chelatase, whose product MAPTQLPGTLGALRESGHRYKPVKVEIRDNLLELLRTGRPRFPGIVGFDDTVLPQLERALLACHDFVLLGERGQGKTRLLRTLAGLLDEWTPIIAGCEINDHPLRPVCTRCLALVTTAGDELPIIWKHRDERYGEKLATPDTSVGDLIGDVDPIKVAEGRTLGDPETVHYGLVPRFNRGIFAVNELPDLAERIQVALLNVLEERDIQIRGYALRLPLDILLVASANPEDYTNRGRIITPLKDRFGAEIRTHYPLRLSDEIDLVIQEADLVATVPLHLLEVIARFTRLVRESSSVDQRSGVSARFAVAGAETVAASALRRAALTGEAEPVARVCDLPAVVDTLRGKVEFEVSEEGREHDVLAHLLRRAIAETFRARLGNADLSGVLARFDEGETVESGELVPAGELLRRIGPIRGLGKIMERLDAAEGENPGQAAAALEFVLEGLYLTRRLSKDEVPGRTVYGR is encoded by the coding sequence GTGGCACCCACTCAGCTTCCTGGAACACTCGGCGCTCTCCGTGAGTCCGGCCACCGCTACAAGCCCGTCAAGGTCGAAATTCGCGACAACCTTCTTGAGTTGCTGCGCACCGGCCGTCCCCGATTTCCGGGAATCGTCGGTTTCGACGACACCGTGCTGCCGCAACTCGAGCGTGCCTTGCTCGCCTGCCACGACTTCGTCCTGCTCGGCGAACGCGGGCAAGGAAAGACGCGTTTATTGCGCACCTTGGCCGGATTGTTGGACGAATGGACGCCGATTATCGCCGGCTGCGAGATCAATGACCATCCGCTTCGGCCCGTCTGTACCCGATGTCTCGCTCTCGTGACAACCGCCGGCGACGAGCTGCCTATTATCTGGAAGCACCGCGACGAGCGGTACGGCGAGAAACTGGCGACACCGGACACCAGTGTCGGCGACCTCATCGGCGACGTCGATCCCATCAAGGTCGCCGAAGGACGCACGCTCGGTGACCCGGAAACCGTGCACTACGGTCTGGTGCCGCGGTTCAACCGCGGCATTTTCGCCGTCAATGAATTGCCCGATCTCGCCGAGCGGATCCAAGTCGCTCTGCTCAATGTTCTCGAAGAGCGAGACATCCAGATACGCGGGTATGCCCTCCGGTTGCCGCTGGACATTCTTCTCGTCGCCAGCGCGAATCCCGAAGATTACACCAACCGCGGTCGCATCATTACACCGCTCAAGGACCGCTTCGGCGCGGAGATTCGCACCCATTACCCGCTTCGATTGAGCGACGAAATCGACCTCGTCATCCAGGAGGCTGACCTGGTCGCCACCGTACCGCTGCACCTTCTCGAAGTCATCGCGCGCTTCACCCGGCTTGTTCGGGAATCCAGTTCCGTCGATCAGCGCTCCGGAGTATCGGCGCGTTTTGCGGTGGCCGGCGCGGAAACCGTCGCGGCGTCCGCGTTGCGACGCGCCGCGCTCACCGGCGAGGCCGAGCCGGTCGCCCGCGTTTGCGACCTTCCAGCGGTCGTCGACACGCTCCGCGGAAAGGTGGAATTCGAGGTCAGCGAGGAAGGCCGCGAGCATGACGTGCTCGCCCACTTGCTACGCCGGGCGATAGCGGAGACATTCCGCGCGCGATTGGGAAATGCCGACCTGTCGGGCGTTCTCGCCCGCTTCGACGAGGGCGAAACCGTAGAGAGCGGCGAACTCGTGCCTGCCGGGGAGCTGCTCCGGCGCATCGGCCCGATCCGGGGACTTGGAAAGATTATGGAACGATTGGACGCCGCCGAAGGCGAAAACCCCGGGCAGGCCGCGGCCGCCCTTGAATTCGTCCTGGAGGGGCTTTACCTGACCCGCCGGTTGAGCAAAGACGAAGTGCCGGGCCGGACCGTCTACGGTCGGTGA
- a CDS encoding vWA domain-containing protein, producing MSASAYRYGPFHDGPDPLAPPYDVARALDELGDDVLSGASPADALRKLLRHGAPGLRGTDDLLRQVRERRRALRESGRFGGTLEQARALLDKAIGQERAALFPDPSDDARLREAELDALPADTARAIRALADYDWRSPQARRTYEELKNLLRDEVLDTQFRGMREALRQMRDASSSATAAAVKDMLADLNDMLAADERGEHTQEKFDDFMARHGHFFPDNPRNLDELVDSLARRAAAMERMLASMSREQREELAALMAQVMADLGLAAELARLNDALRRRRPDLDWSGRTRLRGDEPLSAPDATSVLEELADLEEVAATLAQDYPGARLDDIDEEAVRRALGRSAVDDLRRLRDIERELERQGYIRREAGRLELTPKAVRRLGATALRRIFASLEGARSGGHDTPDAGTAGELTGSSRPWEFGDEQPLDVVRSLRNAIRNGRVRREPDGRPALRLAVEDFEVFETERRTAAAVCLLVDLSWSMTLRGTWGAAKATALALHSLVTTQFPQDALQIIGFSNYGRVLQPTELAGLDAEMVQGTNLQHALLIAGRFLDRHPEYEPIVMIVTDGEPTAHLLPDGDYAFDWPPSRQTITLTLAEVDKMTRRGAALNVFMLADDPGLVDFVELMAKRNGGRVFSPSKERLGSYVVSDYLRSRRGRRRAG from the coding sequence ATGAGCGCATCAGCCTACCGGTACGGACCGTTTCATGACGGGCCGGATCCGTTGGCGCCGCCGTACGACGTCGCACGGGCGCTGGACGAGCTCGGGGACGACGTTCTTTCTGGCGCGAGTCCCGCAGACGCTCTGAGAAAGCTGCTGCGCCACGGTGCACCGGGACTGCGTGGCACCGACGACCTCCTGCGCCAGGTCCGGGAACGCCGGCGTGCCCTTCGGGAGAGCGGCCGGTTCGGCGGGACACTCGAGCAGGCCCGTGCTTTGCTGGACAAGGCCATCGGCCAGGAACGCGCCGCCCTTTTCCCCGATCCCAGCGATGATGCGCGGTTGCGGGAGGCCGAACTCGACGCCCTCCCTGCGGACACCGCACGAGCCATCCGAGCGCTCGCCGACTACGATTGGCGAAGCCCGCAGGCTCGGCGAACCTATGAGGAATTGAAGAATCTGCTGCGTGATGAGGTGCTCGACACCCAGTTTCGGGGGATGCGGGAGGCGCTCCGCCAGATGCGGGACGCCTCGTCCAGCGCGACCGCTGCCGCCGTCAAGGACATGCTCGCCGACCTCAATGACATGCTCGCGGCCGACGAGCGCGGCGAGCACACGCAGGAGAAATTCGACGACTTCATGGCCCGCCACGGCCACTTTTTTCCCGATAATCCCAGGAATCTCGACGAATTGGTCGACTCGCTGGCGCGGCGGGCGGCCGCCATGGAACGCATGCTCGCGTCCATGAGCCGGGAACAGCGGGAAGAACTCGCGGCGTTGATGGCTCAGGTCATGGCCGACCTCGGCCTGGCGGCTGAACTGGCCCGTCTCAATGACGCGCTGCGCCGCCGACGCCCGGATCTCGACTGGTCCGGCCGGACCCGGCTCCGCGGCGACGAACCACTGTCGGCCCCGGATGCGACGTCGGTTCTCGAGGAGCTCGCGGATCTCGAAGAAGTCGCCGCCACGCTTGCGCAGGATTATCCCGGCGCCCGCCTCGACGACATTGATGAGGAAGCGGTCCGGCGCGCACTCGGCCGCAGTGCAGTAGACGATCTGCGCCGGTTGCGGGACATCGAACGCGAATTGGAACGGCAGGGGTACATCCGCCGCGAGGCCGGCCGGCTGGAGTTGACGCCGAAAGCGGTCCGCCGCCTCGGCGCGACCGCACTCCGGCGGATTTTCGCCTCGCTGGAAGGAGCGCGATCCGGCGGCCACGATACCCCCGATGCCGGGACCGCCGGTGAATTGACGGGCTCGTCGCGACCATGGGAATTCGGCGACGAGCAGCCCCTCGACGTCGTCCGCAGCCTGCGCAACGCGATCCGGAACGGCCGTGTCCGGCGGGAACCCGACGGCCGCCCGGCACTGCGCCTCGCCGTCGAGGATTTCGAGGTCTTCGAAACCGAACGGCGGACCGCCGCCGCCGTCTGCCTGCTCGTCGACCTCTCCTGGTCGATGACCCTGCGCGGCACGTGGGGCGCCGCCAAGGCAACCGCACTGGCGTTGCACTCCCTGGTCACGACGCAATTCCCGCAGGACGCCCTGCAAATCATCGGTTTTTCGAATTACGGCCGAGTACTTCAGCCCACCGAGCTCGCCGGCCTGGACGCCGAAATGGTGCAGGGCACCAATTTGCAGCACGCCCTCCTCATCGCCGGCCGCTTTCTCGACCGCCATCCCGAATACGAACCCATCGTCATGATTGTCACGGACGGCGAACCGACCGCTCACCTCCTGCCGGATGGCGACTACGCCTTCGACTGGCCACCGTCCCGGCAGACGATCACACTCACACTGGCCGAAGTCGACAAGATGACCCGGCGCGGCGCCGCCTTGAATGTCTTCATGCTGGCGGACGATCCGGGGTTGGTGGACTTCGTCGAACTCATGGCAAAACGCAACGGTGGCAGGGTCTTTTCACCGTCCAAGGAGAGACTCGGCAGCTACGTGGTCAGCGACTATTTACGATCGAGGCGTGGACGACGTCGGGCGGGCTGA
- a CDS encoding MFS transporter, producing the protein MDDVGRADSSRNARRSRLPIGALPRPVLVLSVVAFCVAVGFGLVVPALPLFARDFGANKAAVGAVISTFAAMRLAAALGVGKVVDILGERVVLALGIAIVAVSSAATGFSENYPQLLVLRGAGGIGSAMFTVSALALVLRVSDVTVRGRAAGIFQGGFLLGGIFGPVLGGPLISWSIRAPFFCYAGTLVVAGGVGLIGLRQVERPPGISPHRRSTPSNGGRRSPVTGPAPRMTIGAALRQRPYQAALAANAAISWAALGVRNSLIPLFVIEALHAPAVWIGVGLTLMAAANAAVLLPAGRSADRRGRRSLLVAGCAVSGVALVMLAVMGHIAGYLAAMVVFGVGSGLLDVAPAAIVGDIAGGRGGTVVAGYQMAGDLGSVLGPVTAGWIADAAGDRAAFWTTAVVLLGAALLGVSASETRKISSGHAMETH; encoded by the coding sequence GTGGACGACGTCGGGCGGGCTGACTCATCGCGCAACGCCCGCCGTTCTCGTCTGCCGATCGGCGCCCTCCCCCGGCCCGTGCTTGTTCTCTCCGTGGTCGCGTTCTGCGTCGCCGTCGGTTTCGGTCTCGTGGTGCCTGCGTTACCGCTTTTTGCCCGGGATTTCGGCGCAAACAAGGCAGCGGTGGGCGCGGTCATTTCTACCTTTGCGGCGATGCGACTGGCCGCCGCGCTCGGCGTCGGCAAGGTCGTGGATATTCTCGGGGAACGCGTCGTCCTCGCCCTCGGCATCGCCATCGTCGCCGTGAGTTCCGCTGCTACGGGTTTCTCGGAGAACTACCCCCAACTGCTGGTGCTCCGCGGTGCCGGCGGCATCGGATCGGCGATGTTCACGGTGAGCGCACTCGCGCTCGTGCTGCGCGTCTCCGACGTCACCGTCCGTGGACGGGCCGCCGGTATATTCCAGGGCGGGTTCCTGCTGGGCGGTATTTTCGGCCCGGTTCTGGGCGGGCCACTCATCAGCTGGTCGATTCGTGCACCTTTTTTCTGTTACGCGGGCACCCTAGTGGTGGCCGGCGGCGTCGGACTCATCGGACTTCGTCAGGTGGAGCGGCCGCCAGGGATCTCACCGCATCGGCGGTCGACGCCCTCCAATGGCGGACGGCGTTCGCCCGTGACCGGTCCTGCCCCACGAATGACGATCGGCGCCGCCCTGCGACAGCGGCCCTATCAAGCGGCACTCGCCGCCAATGCGGCGATTTCGTGGGCGGCTCTCGGTGTGCGGAATTCGCTGATCCCGCTTTTCGTGATCGAAGCCCTGCACGCACCGGCGGTCTGGATCGGTGTGGGACTCACGTTGATGGCGGCGGCCAATGCCGCGGTGCTTCTTCCGGCCGGCCGGTCCGCGGATCGTCGGGGCAGGCGCAGCCTTCTCGTGGCGGGTTGCGCGGTCAGTGGCGTGGCACTGGTGATGCTCGCGGTGATGGGTCATATTGCCGGGTATCTCGCGGCGATGGTGGTGTTCGGCGTAGGTTCCGGCCTACTGGACGTCGCTCCGGCCGCCATCGTCGGGGACATCGCGGGCGGCCGCGGCGGGACGGTCGTCGCCGGCTATCAAATGGCCGGGGACCTTGGGTCGGTGCTTGGGCCGGTCACCGCAGGCTGGATTGCCGACGCCGCCGGCGATCGTGCGGCGTTCTGGACGACCGCCGTCGTCCTGCTCGGCGCCGCGCTGCTCGGGGTTTCCGCTTCCGAAACGCGGAAAATCTCATCGGGTCACGCCATGGAAACACACTGA
- a CDS encoding DUF2269 family protein — MSGTDKILLWFHVATAIFLLGPLTVATSTTPRYIRAGDVAVLRYLNRTTRLFGWGSLLVGVFGAALGRDELSKPWLTASFTLFIVALILLLVVVEPDQRRAINALDNGQSAEVYRGRIVALSASAALIWLIILVLMVWQPGGTH, encoded by the coding sequence ATGTCCGGCACAGACAAGATCCTGCTCTGGTTTCACGTCGCGACAGCGATTTTCCTGCTCGGCCCGCTGACCGTAGCGACGTCGACGACACCGCGCTACATCCGTGCGGGTGACGTCGCGGTCCTGCGGTATCTCAACCGCACGACCCGATTATTCGGATGGGGCAGCCTCCTGGTCGGCGTCTTCGGCGCCGCCCTCGGTCGCGACGAGCTCTCCAAACCGTGGCTCACGGCCTCGTTCACCCTTTTCATCGTGGCGCTCATTCTGCTGCTCGTCGTGGTCGAGCCGGACCAGCGGCGTGCCATCAATGCGCTGGACAACGGGCAGAGCGCGGAGGTGTACCGCGGCCGGATTGTCGCGCTCTCCGCGTCAGCGGCATTGATCTGGCTCATCATCTTGGTGCTCATGGTCTGGCAGCCGGGCGGCACCCACTGA
- a CDS encoding DUF72 domain-containing protein produces MDVGTGGTRLRIGTCGWQYRSWQGVLYPTELPARRWLEHYATVFDAVECDAAFYRLPERTTFEKWAAMVPDGFAMAVKASRFLTHVKRLSEPADPVRRMLDAATGLGNRLGPFLLQLPPTMTADIDRLIGCLRCFPPTVRVAIEPRHSSWWTADVRDALAEAQASLVWSDRLGVAQSPLWRTADFGYLRLHEGRPTFPPRYSVRVLRAWLRQITATWPDGEVFVFFNNDAGAAAVRDAQAFARLAAAEAASPPP; encoded by the coding sequence ATGGACGTGGGCACCGGCGGCACGCGACTGCGGATTGGCACCTGCGGGTGGCAGTACCGGAGTTGGCAGGGCGTGCTCTACCCCACCGAGCTGCCGGCACGACGGTGGCTGGAACACTACGCGACCGTTTTCGACGCCGTCGAATGTGACGCCGCGTTTTACCGGCTGCCGGAACGGACGACATTCGAAAAATGGGCGGCGATGGTACCCGATGGGTTTGCCATGGCGGTCAAGGCGAGCCGTTTTCTCACCCATGTCAAGCGGCTCAGTGAGCCGGCTGACCCGGTACGCCGCATGCTCGACGCGGCGACTGGACTCGGCAACCGGCTCGGCCCCTTTCTCCTGCAGTTGCCGCCGACCATGACCGCCGACATTGATCGGCTCATCGGATGTTTACGCTGCTTCCCGCCTACCGTGCGCGTCGCGATAGAACCACGGCATTCCAGCTGGTGGACAGCCGACGTGCGGGACGCGCTCGCCGAGGCCCAGGCAAGCCTCGTCTGGTCGGACCGGTTAGGCGTCGCACAATCCCCCCTCTGGCGTACCGCCGATTTCGGCTATCTCCGTCTGCACGAAGGCCGGCCGACGTTCCCGCCGCGCTATTCCGTGCGGGTACTCCGCGCCTGGCTGCGCCAGATCACCGCGACGTGGCCGGACGGCGAGGTCTTCGTCTTCTTCAACAACGATGCAGGTGCGGCCGCCGTACGCGACGCGCAGGCGTTCGCCCGGCTGGCCGCAGCGGAAGCGGCTTCCCCGCCGCCCTAG